A single window of Eucalyptus grandis isolate ANBG69807.140 chromosome 1, ASM1654582v1, whole genome shotgun sequence DNA harbors:
- the LOC104435925 gene encoding WRKY transcription factor 44 isoform X1: protein METKETDRVVIAKPVASRPTSSNFQSFSELLAGAINSSPPNACTESAVATIRPKTVRFKPVPNRAPTAVNSSQAEVSGTATGNSNDKALKSDEKPTVIYKPLAKLVSRSTVSLLANMGSFNMAHHQTLSVAEARVKSQLQDKNNSRSQPIGNLHRSVSSQADMDGTSEPLRLASQNMEEDTRTSPALNMDRPSYDGYNWRKYGQKQVKGSEYPRSYYKCTHPNCPVKKKVERSFDGRIAEIVYKGEHSHPKPQPPKRSLSGTQGLGNVLEGSGLDSTNNRLNERDECSEDRVENKNLALTTYHGKGPLAYDPIANVASNAGGATPDNSCGISCEYDDGSKELEVEDDEPKNKRRKSDNQLNEPGISGEGIQEARAVQNSTDSEIVGDGFRWRKYGQKVVKGNPYPRSYYRCTSVKCNVRKHVERASEDPRAFITTYEGKHNHEMPLRSTNTAGSESDLQAASSKDKP from the exons TCCTTCTCGGAGCTCCTTGCTGGTGCCATTAATTCATCGCCACCTAATGCATGCACTGAATCTGCAGTTGCCACCATTAGACCCAAAACGGTGAGGTTTAAGCCAGTGCCAAATCGAGCTCCAACTGCAGTGAATTCATCCCAG GCAGAAGTCTCTGGAACAGCAACCGGCAATTCCAATGATAAGGCTTTAAAGTCAGATGAAAAGCCTACCGTAATATACAAACCGTTGGCAAAGCTTGTCTCAAGGTCAACCGTCTCGCTCTTGGCTAATATG GGAAGCTTCAATATGGCTCACCATCAAACATTGTCAGTTGCCGAAGCACGTGTTAAATCTCAACTGCAGGACAAAAACAATTCGAGATCCCAGCCTATTGGAAATCTCCATCGGAGTGTCTCTTCACAAGCAGATATGGATGGGACAAGTGAACCCTTGAGATTGGCCTCCCAGAACATGGAAGAAGACACGAGAACTTCACCGGCCTTGAACATGGATCGCCCTTCTTACGATGGATATAATTGGAGAAAATATGGGCAAAAGCAAGTCAAGGGAAGCGAATATCCTAGAAGTTACTATAAATGCACACACCCAAACTGCCCGGTGAAGAAAAAGGTCGAGAGGTCTTTCGATGGCCGGATAGCAGAAATAGTCTATAAAGGCGAGCACAGCCATCCAAAGCCTCAGCCTCCAAAACGCAGTTTGTCAGGAACACAAGGGTTAGGCAACGTACTGGAAGGGTCTGGCTTAGACAGCACAAACAATCGCCTGAATGAAAGGGATGAATGCTCTGAAGATAGAGTAGAGAACAAGAATCTTGCACTCACGACTTACCATGGGAAAGGTCCCCTGGCTTATGATCCTATTGCAAATGTGGCTTCTAATGCTGGTGGTGCGACACCTGACAATTCTTGCGGTATTAGCTGCGAATATGACGATGGAAGCAAGGAGTTGGAAGTGGAGGATGATGAGCCCAAGAACAAGAGAAG GAAAAGTGACAATCAATTGAATGAACCGGGCATTTCGGGTGAAGGAATACAAGAAGCCCGCGCCGTGCAAAATTCAACAGATTCGGAGATTGTAGGTGATGGATTTCGGTGGAGGAAGTATGGGCAAAAGGTTGTGAAAGGAAACCCGTATCCCAG AAGCTACTATAGATGCACCAGTGTCAAGTGCAATGTGCGGAAGCACGTCGAAAGAGCTTCAGAAGATCCGAGAGCCTTTATAACAACATATGAGGGAAAACATAACCATGAGATGCCACTAAGAAGTACCAACACAGCAGGCTCAGAGTCCGATCTGCAAGCAGCCTCCAGTAAAGATAAGCCTTAA
- the LOC104435925 gene encoding WRKY transcription factor 44 isoform X2, whose product METKETDRVVIAKPVASRPTSSNFQSFSELLAGAINSSPPNACTESAVATIRPKTVRFKPVPNRAPTAVNSSQAEVSGTATGNSNDKALKSDEKPTVIYKPLAKLVSRSTVSLLANMGSFNMAHHQTLSVAEARVKSQLQDKNNSRSQPIGNLHRSVSSQADMDGTSEPLRLASQNMEEDTRTSPALNMDRPSYDGYNWRKYGQKQVKGSEYPRSYYKCTHPNCPVKKKVERSFDGRIAEIVYKGEHSHPKPQPPKRSLSGTQGLGNVLEGSGLDSTNNRLNERDECSEDRVENKNLALTTYHGKGPLAYDPIANVASNAGGATPDNSCGISCEYDDGSKELEVEDDEPKNKRRKSDNQLNEPGISGEGIQEARAVQNSTDSEIVGDGFRWRKYGQKVVKGNPYPRCGE is encoded by the exons TCCTTCTCGGAGCTCCTTGCTGGTGCCATTAATTCATCGCCACCTAATGCATGCACTGAATCTGCAGTTGCCACCATTAGACCCAAAACGGTGAGGTTTAAGCCAGTGCCAAATCGAGCTCCAACTGCAGTGAATTCATCCCAG GCAGAAGTCTCTGGAACAGCAACCGGCAATTCCAATGATAAGGCTTTAAAGTCAGATGAAAAGCCTACCGTAATATACAAACCGTTGGCAAAGCTTGTCTCAAGGTCAACCGTCTCGCTCTTGGCTAATATG GGAAGCTTCAATATGGCTCACCATCAAACATTGTCAGTTGCCGAAGCACGTGTTAAATCTCAACTGCAGGACAAAAACAATTCGAGATCCCAGCCTATTGGAAATCTCCATCGGAGTGTCTCTTCACAAGCAGATATGGATGGGACAAGTGAACCCTTGAGATTGGCCTCCCAGAACATGGAAGAAGACACGAGAACTTCACCGGCCTTGAACATGGATCGCCCTTCTTACGATGGATATAATTGGAGAAAATATGGGCAAAAGCAAGTCAAGGGAAGCGAATATCCTAGAAGTTACTATAAATGCACACACCCAAACTGCCCGGTGAAGAAAAAGGTCGAGAGGTCTTTCGATGGCCGGATAGCAGAAATAGTCTATAAAGGCGAGCACAGCCATCCAAAGCCTCAGCCTCCAAAACGCAGTTTGTCAGGAACACAAGGGTTAGGCAACGTACTGGAAGGGTCTGGCTTAGACAGCACAAACAATCGCCTGAATGAAAGGGATGAATGCTCTGAAGATAGAGTAGAGAACAAGAATCTTGCACTCACGACTTACCATGGGAAAGGTCCCCTGGCTTATGATCCTATTGCAAATGTGGCTTCTAATGCTGGTGGTGCGACACCTGACAATTCTTGCGGTATTAGCTGCGAATATGACGATGGAAGCAAGGAGTTGGAAGTGGAGGATGATGAGCCCAAGAACAAGAGAAG GAAAAGTGACAATCAATTGAATGAACCGGGCATTTCGGGTGAAGGAATACAAGAAGCCCGCGCCGTGCAAAATTCAACAGATTCGGAGATTGTAGGTGATGGATTTCGGTGGAGGAAGTATGGGCAAAAGGTTGTGAAAGGAAACCCGTATCCCAG GTGTGGAGAATAG